The Candidatus Effluviviaceae Genus I sp. genome has a segment encoding these proteins:
- a CDS encoding 4Fe-4S binding protein, translating to MFKGARHHGVRRAIQSAFLLITNSYYAAIPAASFYQGPLKGACVPALHCYACPLAWGSCPIGSLQHFVIVRQFPFYVLGIVGIVGVFLGRFACGWFCPFGWFQELVHKIRLPKFSAPDWVRHLKFVWLGAVVLGVAWWLQEPWFCKLCPAGTLGAGLPWLAWAARGSAYAEGMDFLQWMFPFKVALLAGLVALMAMMKRPFCRFVCPLGALFGLTNKVSLVRLNVDRGTCTDCGACARVCPMDLTPQRDVGSVDCIRCYACTGCDSITVGTVFGEERSLGERA from the coding sequence GTGTTCAAGGGTGCTCGCCACCACGGTGTCCGTCGGGCCATTCAGTCGGCGTTCCTCCTCATCACGAACTCGTACTACGCCGCCATCCCCGCGGCATCGTTCTACCAGGGGCCGCTCAAGGGCGCGTGCGTCCCCGCGCTCCACTGCTACGCCTGCCCGCTCGCGTGGGGCTCCTGTCCGATCGGGTCGCTCCAGCACTTCGTCATCGTGCGGCAGTTCCCGTTCTACGTGCTGGGGATTGTCGGGATCGTCGGCGTGTTCCTCGGCCGCTTCGCCTGCGGGTGGTTCTGCCCCTTCGGCTGGTTCCAGGAGCTCGTCCACAAGATCAGGCTTCCGAAGTTCTCGGCGCCGGACTGGGTGCGGCACCTCAAGTTCGTGTGGCTCGGCGCCGTCGTGCTGGGCGTGGCGTGGTGGCTGCAGGAGCCGTGGTTCTGCAAGCTGTGCCCTGCGGGGACGCTGGGCGCAGGGCTCCCGTGGCTCGCGTGGGCGGCCCGCGGCTCGGCCTACGCCGAGGGCATGGACTTCCTGCAGTGGATGTTCCCGTTCAAGGTCGCGCTTCTCGCCGGCCTCGTCGCGCTCATGGCCATGATGAAGCGGCCGTTCTGCCGCTTCGTGTGCCCGCTCGGCGCGCTGTTCGGGCTCACGAACAAGGTGAGCCTCGTGCGCCTGAACGTGGACCGCGGGACCTGCACCGACTGCGGGGCCTGCGCGCGCGTCTGCCCCATGGACCTCACGCCGCAGCGGGACGTCGGAAGCGTGGACTGCATCAGGTGCTACGCGTGCACGGGGTGCGACTCCATCACGGTGGGCACCGTGTTCGGGGAGGAGAGGTCACTGGGAGAGAGGGCATGA
- a CDS encoding NAD-dependent deacylase: MTEGTAEITQELVDRLADASSLAVFTGSGISAESGIPTYRGNIALWAGFRAEDLSSVEAFERDPEQVWQWYEARRRQIAEARPNPGHAAIATLERALGRFRLVTQNIDGLHQRAGSVDPIELHGSIWRARCTRERIIVDLSECPLASLPPVCGHCGAILRPDVVWFGEPLPHGPFEAAQDAAAFCGAMLVVGTSAQVMPAASLPLVAKQNGAFVVEVNTEPTAISALVDATIVGPAGGVLPELADRVVERAASGGAPR; encoded by the coding sequence ATGACGGAAGGCACCGCGGAGATCACGCAGGAGCTCGTCGACCGGCTCGCCGACGCGTCGAGCCTCGCGGTGTTCACGGGCTCGGGCATCTCCGCGGAGAGCGGGATTCCCACGTACCGCGGCAACATCGCGCTGTGGGCCGGGTTCCGGGCGGAGGACCTCTCGTCGGTGGAGGCCTTCGAGCGGGACCCCGAGCAGGTGTGGCAGTGGTACGAGGCGCGGCGCCGGCAGATCGCCGAGGCCAGGCCGAACCCCGGACACGCGGCGATCGCGACGCTCGAACGGGCGCTTGGGCGCTTCCGCCTCGTCACGCAGAACATCGACGGGCTGCATCAGCGCGCCGGCAGCGTCGATCCCATCGAGCTGCACGGGAGCATCTGGCGGGCGCGCTGCACGAGGGAACGCATCATCGTGGACCTCAGCGAGTGCCCGCTTGCGAGTCTGCCGCCGGTCTGCGGGCACTGCGGCGCCATCCTGAGGCCCGACGTCGTCTGGTTCGGCGAGCCGCTCCCGCACGGGCCGTTCGAGGCGGCGCAGGACGCCGCCGCGTTCTGCGGCGCGATGCTCGTCGTCGGCACGTCCGCGCAGGTCATGCCCGCGGCCTCGCTCCCGCTGGTCGCCAAGCAGAACGGCGCGTTCGTCGTCGAGGTCAACACGGAGCCCACGGCGATCTCCGCGCTTGTGGACGCGACGATCGTCGGTCCAGCGGGCGGCGTCCTCCCCGAGCTCGCAGACAGGGTGGTCGAGCGCGCGGCGTCCGGAGGAGCCCCGC